In Stieleria varia, one genomic interval encodes:
- a CDS encoding serine/threonine protein kinase, with the protein MPCPDSRKLKAFALGKLAAEPLQLIAEHVETCVDCLQEVTHCHGDGDTLLSVLGMRNVDNEFECEPALAKVSQRIEAIDPSHFRNADSSQQAEIQPQSLPVFGRYRAQQLIGRGGMGAVYSALHTELNKQVAIKVLPSDRLHDRASIERFRREMRAIGCLDHPNLVRAMDAGEVDGTHYLAMELVYGLDVSDVGRRFGALRVADACEIIRQAAVALDYASQHHLVHRDIKPSNLMLAVQPTQRVPEEIESGTRWISPQTATWLVSQPAIVKVMDMGLALLGDSPTKELTNTGQMMGTIDYMAPEQISDTHTVDIRADIYALGASLFRLLTGKTPYHHTEQYGTLSKLSAMANDDIQRIETLRADVPPAVADLIHRMLEKDLKARIQTPFELAQRIEPFCEGSDLSRLLAKVWTIGEKTSSALEPTIGADHSLSDTDADAEPQVNAKGDGRQNRQLTWLLAVSAAVMLAGIWFYVKFKHGGSELEIGVGNTEGVASQDSDPAPANLAAYGVIKVSPDGRDGTLTLVEALERAKPGQTLDLVSGYYLGSTDKDEIGSTVFRVSTPRLTIRGNQSYLHGAIEQDADQLTLDGVSFWRLKHDDNKSFDLDVLNCRAKTISTGRSSSQSRIRSRVNIHNSVCCLSGGYGSTVTATQCLLLCYNDEKMPGYRDMQVLGESKHTIKDSILWAEDYLFSTVDIKNPPVIDFDNSLLFSETDNFAIREVPSYEIASRPILGDLQESPGVSLSNCLVGIDPKLHQNVKTDLMERDLSLDVDSPARGKASDGGDLGPRTSEDGWPLRIDLNALLNPKSDAGVIRVSPLGGDGTLTLEDAIKIAKPGQTLELVSGYYLGGTEKAKDGNDLLRITTPGLTIRGNQSYYHGSILQDADKLSLDSLCFWHLIHDDKKAFDLNMLNCRAKTISTGKASANSGIRSRVNIHNSVGCLRGGFGSTVTATRCLLLSYNDANAQPYWHMEVLGESKHTMKDSILWAEEHLFSTLDIKNPPVIGFENCLLFSETDNFAIREIPSYEIASRRALAELSKTPGISLSNCLVGVDPKLEQNVKLELMRRDVFLDVDSPARGKASDGGDLGPRTSEDGWPLRIDHNALQKPNSDAGVIRVSPLGGDDTLTLEDAIQIAKPGQTLELETGDYPVDGGRLDVNVADLTIHGHRSRVAAFLIVDADGILIDSLDVWGCVQMSDGAKSELINCRLHNRVAAESKANRFTLQNCVGRLGGSYLAQFTINHCTLLETPAPDSATHGYNVFDQDSLYQVKDSIFIGSRFVFGTNMRHPPRAVNLQRCLVWSATNEHAVFDDDEKGVAYTATTPEGRSLDHLNGLNIVMSDCITGEEPMFGVRFSGLKNSDLRLQAGSPGENAASDRKDLGAIPDADGWPLKGLEYR; encoded by the coding sequence ATGCCCTGCCCCGATTCACGAAAGCTCAAGGCCTTTGCATTGGGAAAGCTAGCCGCCGAACCATTGCAATTGATCGCAGAGCACGTGGAGACCTGCGTCGATTGTCTTCAGGAAGTCACGCATTGCCACGGTGATGGTGATACTCTCTTGTCAGTCTTGGGCATGCGGAACGTCGACAACGAGTTCGAGTGTGAGCCGGCGCTCGCCAAAGTTTCCCAAAGGATCGAGGCGATTGATCCGTCTCATTTCAGGAATGCCGATTCGAGCCAACAGGCGGAGATCCAGCCCCAGTCCTTGCCCGTTTTTGGCCGGTACCGCGCCCAGCAATTGATCGGCCGTGGCGGAATGGGGGCGGTATACTCAGCCCTTCATACGGAGCTGAATAAACAGGTCGCTATTAAAGTCCTGCCTAGCGATCGGCTTCACGATCGAGCGAGCATTGAGCGATTCCGACGCGAAATGCGGGCCATAGGTTGCTTGGATCATCCCAATTTGGTTCGCGCCATGGACGCGGGCGAAGTCGACGGGACTCACTATTTGGCGATGGAATTGGTGTACGGTCTCGATGTGTCCGATGTCGGTAGGCGATTCGGGGCACTAAGGGTCGCCGACGCCTGCGAAATCATCCGACAGGCCGCCGTTGCACTTGACTACGCCAGTCAGCACCACCTGGTCCACCGCGACATCAAGCCATCCAATTTGATGTTGGCCGTCCAGCCGACTCAGCGTGTTCCAGAGGAAATCGAATCCGGCACACGGTGGATTTCCCCTCAAACTGCAACTTGGCTGGTCTCTCAACCAGCGATCGTCAAAGTCATGGACATGGGTCTGGCATTGCTGGGGGATTCGCCAACCAAGGAATTGACGAACACCGGTCAAATGATGGGGACCATCGACTACATGGCACCTGAGCAAATCAGCGACACCCATACCGTTGATATTCGAGCCGATATCTACGCGTTGGGCGCATCGTTGTTTCGCCTGCTGACAGGCAAGACACCGTACCACCACACCGAGCAGTACGGCACGTTGTCCAAACTTTCCGCGATGGCGAACGATGACATTCAGCGGATCGAAACGTTGCGAGCAGATGTACCTCCCGCGGTCGCCGACCTCATTCATCGGATGCTCGAAAAGGATTTGAAGGCAAGAATTCAAACCCCATTTGAGTTGGCCCAACGCATCGAGCCGTTTTGCGAAGGCAGCGATCTGTCAAGATTGTTGGCTAAGGTTTGGACCATCGGCGAGAAAACGTCATCGGCACTGGAGCCAACGATTGGTGCCGATCACTCGCTGTCCGACACTGACGCCGATGCGGAACCACAAGTCAACGCGAAGGGAGACGGTCGTCAGAACAGGCAGCTTACCTGGCTGTTGGCGGTGTCCGCAGCAGTCATGTTGGCCGGGATTTGGTTCTACGTAAAATTCAAACACGGCGGCTCCGAATTGGAAATCGGTGTCGGCAATACCGAGGGTGTCGCTTCTCAAGATTCGGATCCAGCTCCGGCAAATCTGGCAGCGTATGGTGTGATCAAAGTCTCGCCCGATGGCCGCGACGGCACTTTGACTTTGGTCGAGGCGCTCGAACGAGCAAAGCCGGGTCAAACACTGGACCTGGTCTCTGGATACTATCTTGGATCAACCGATAAGGATGAGATTGGCAGCACAGTTTTCCGAGTTTCTACGCCTCGGCTGACGATCCGTGGAAACCAAAGCTATTTACATGGAGCAATCGAACAGGATGCTGACCAACTGACTCTTGATGGGGTGAGTTTCTGGCGTCTCAAACACGATGACAACAAATCGTTTGATCTCGACGTGCTGAACTGCCGAGCGAAGACGATCAGTACGGGACGAAGTTCGTCTCAGTCGCGAATTCGCTCCCGTGTCAATATTCACAATAGTGTGTGTTGCTTGAGTGGAGGCTACGGCTCCACAGTGACAGCCACGCAGTGTCTTCTCCTCTGCTACAACGACGAGAAGATGCCGGGCTATCGAGACATGCAGGTGCTCGGTGAATCCAAGCATACGATCAAGGATTCGATACTTTGGGCAGAGGATTATCTCTTCTCGACAGTGGATATAAAGAACCCACCGGTCATTGATTTTGATAATAGCCTATTGTTTAGTGAGACCGACAACTTTGCGATTCGCGAAGTTCCCTCGTACGAGATCGCCTCGCGTCCGATCCTTGGCGACCTTCAAGAAAGTCCAGGTGTCTCGCTGTCAAACTGTCTGGTGGGTATAGATCCAAAACTCCATCAAAACGTCAAAACCGATTTGATGGAACGCGACCTCAGTCTCGACGTGGATTCACCAGCCAGAGGGAAGGCAAGCGATGGCGGCGATTTGGGACCACGGACCAGTGAAGACGGCTGGCCATTGAGAATAGACCTCAACGCTTTGCTGAACCCAAAATCGGACGCCGGAGTCATTCGAGTGTCTCCGCTGGGCGGCGATGGCACGTTGACGCTCGAAGACGCAATAAAAATAGCTAAACCGGGTCAGACACTGGAATTGGTTTCAGGTTACTACCTTGGGGGAACTGAGAAGGCCAAAGACGGAAATGACCTTTTACGAATCACCACACCCGGCCTGACGATCCGTGGAAATCAGAGCTATTATCATGGATCGATCTTGCAGGACGCTGACAAGCTTTCGCTCGATAGCTTGTGCTTCTGGCATCTCATCCACGATGACAAAAAAGCGTTTGATCTCAACATGCTGAATTGCCGCGCGAAGACGATCAGCACCGGAAAAGCTTCGGCGAATTCGGGAATTCGCTCACGGGTCAATATTCACAATAGTGTCGGTTGTCTGCGTGGAGGCTTCGGTTCCACAGTGACCGCCACGCGATGCCTCCTACTCAGCTACAACGACGCGAATGCACAGCCCTATTGGCACATGGAGGTGCTCGGTGAATCCAAGCATACAATGAAGGATTCGATACTTTGGGCAGAGGAGCATCTTTTCTCGACCCTGGACATAAAAAATCCACCGGTCATTGGGTTTGAAAACTGCCTGTTGTTTAGCGAGACCGATAACTTTGCGATTCGGGAAATTCCGTCGTATGAAATTGCTTCGCGTCGGGCCTTGGCGGAACTTAGCAAAACGCCAGGGATCTCGCTTTCAAATTGTCTGGTGGGCGTGGATCCAAAACTAGAACAAAATGTCAAACTCGAATTGATGCGACGCGACGTATTTCTCGACGTGGATTCACCAGCCAGAGGGAAGGCAAGCGATGGCGGCGATTTGGGACCACGGACCAGTGAAGACGGCTGGCCGTTGAGAATAGACCACAACGCTTTGCAGAAACCAAACTCGGACGCTGGAGTCATTCGAGTGTCTCCGCTGGGCGGCGATGACACGTTGACTCTCGAAGACGCGATCCAAATTGCTAAACCGGGTCAGACACTGGAATTGGAAACGGGTGACTATCCGGTCGACGGTGGCCGTCTGGACGTGAACGTTGCCGATCTGACGATTCACGGTCATCGCAGCAGGGTCGCAGCGTTTTTAATCGTCGACGCAGACGGCATTTTGATCGACAGCCTCGATGTTTGGGGCTGCGTACAAATGTCAGACGGTGCGAAGAGCGAACTCATCAACTGCCGCCTTCACAATCGGGTTGCGGCAGAGTCGAAAGCCAATCGTTTCACCCTGCAGAACTGTGTGGGGAGGTTGGGCGGCTCTTACCTGGCGCAATTCACGATCAACCATTGCACATTGCTCGAAACGCCTGCACCAGACTCGGCCACGCACGGGTACAACGTGTTCGACCAAGACAGTCTCTATCAAGTCAAGGATTCTATCTTTATCGGTTCACGATTTGTGTTTGGTACGAACATGCGACATCCTCCACGCGCCGTCAACCTGCAGCGTTGTCTCGTTTGGTCAGCAACAAACGAACACGCTGTGTTCGACGATGACGAAAAGGGTGTCGCCTACACCGCCACGACGCCCGAGGGCCGTTCTCTCGATCATTTGAACGGACTCAACATTGTGATGAGTGATTGTATCACCGGTGAGGAACCCATGTTTGGAGTACGATTCTCCGGTCTCAAGAACAGTGACCTACGCCTGCAGGCCGGATCACCGGGCGAGAACGCGGCGAGTGACCGAAAGGACCTCGGCGCGATTCCCGACGCCGATGGCTGGCCGCTCAAGGGGCTCGAGTATCGGTAG
- a CDS encoding thioesterase domain-containing protein — MNIEHRISQLSPQQRRFLASRLAQRVSGKTVEDRKQLVAWYSAAEDHPLTEDELREFAKATLPSGLCPARFVRLSALPRTASGKIDRLRLSAVIPPPKLNLTPAAGRLNETASKLREIWNEVLGTSPASVSDDFFQVGGDSLAMIRVIALCRESGWHVTPTMFHAHPTIDRLATAIDDSRQQRNPVDEAHQALPRKTPGVAASTPGATTFVNVKEAENESAVVCLSERTNRSPLFLIPPKAVEVSNFRDVAPYITDYTCFAPVMTRRDAADLLTVEDVAKRFLTYVRAIQPTGPFRLAGTCEGAYIAWEMACLLSESGEKVQFLGIIDTPNPSSMVFKPLSERLRLRLRSLSGQSIAKIPFQVVSRLVSWIKRRAKQTIVKESHLTRAGSRMGWQYSPRHFQGKAILFRACHDVGETDFTTDPAHGWDGLPTEGLNVWSLPCHRLQLLVPPFSKRLALEIQSAIASSSTVTESSLSPATETHKSIEIDQSAIHARVGDHD; from the coding sequence ATGAACATTGAACATCGAATCAGCCAGTTGTCCCCTCAGCAGCGGAGATTTCTTGCAAGTCGTTTGGCCCAGCGTGTGAGCGGAAAGACAGTTGAGGATCGAAAACAGCTTGTTGCGTGGTACTCTGCTGCCGAAGATCATCCACTGACGGAAGACGAATTGCGAGAGTTTGCGAAAGCGACCCTACCAAGCGGGCTTTGTCCTGCCCGATTCGTCAGGCTCAGTGCGCTGCCTCGTACGGCTTCGGGCAAGATTGATCGGCTGCGTTTGTCCGCGGTCATCCCGCCGCCTAAGCTCAATCTTACGCCGGCTGCTGGCCGGCTCAACGAGACGGCGAGTAAGCTGAGAGAGATTTGGAATGAGGTCTTGGGGACCAGCCCAGCCAGCGTTTCTGATGATTTCTTTCAAGTGGGCGGGGATTCGCTTGCGATGATTCGAGTGATCGCCTTGTGCCGCGAGTCGGGCTGGCATGTCACACCAACCATGTTTCATGCTCACCCAACGATTGATCGTTTGGCAACGGCAATCGATGATTCAAGGCAGCAGCGGAACCCTGTCGACGAAGCGCACCAAGCTCTCCCCAGAAAAACGCCTGGCGTTGCCGCCTCTACGCCTGGGGCAACGACATTCGTCAATGTCAAAGAAGCGGAAAACGAGAGCGCTGTTGTTTGCTTGAGTGAGCGCACGAATCGATCGCCATTGTTTCTGATCCCCCCCAAGGCGGTTGAAGTTTCAAACTTTCGCGATGTGGCACCTTACATCACTGACTACACCTGCTTTGCCCCCGTGATGACTCGGCGTGATGCGGCAGACCTCTTGACGGTGGAAGATGTCGCAAAGCGATTCTTAACGTACGTTCGTGCTATTCAGCCAACCGGGCCGTTCCGGTTGGCTGGGACGTGCGAAGGAGCGTACATCGCGTGGGAGATGGCTTGCCTGTTAAGTGAATCCGGGGAAAAGGTTCAGTTCCTGGGCATCATCGACACCCCCAATCCGTCATCGATGGTGTTCAAGCCGTTGTCGGAACGACTGCGATTGAGACTTCGCTCTCTTTCCGGGCAGTCGATCGCCAAGATTCCATTTCAAGTAGTGTCTCGATTGGTGAGCTGGATCAAGCGGCGGGCAAAACAGACGATCGTAAAGGAATCTCATTTGACTCGGGCGGGTTCGAGAATGGGATGGCAATATTCACCTCGCCATTTCCAAGGCAAAGCGATTCTGTTTCGTGCATGCCACGACGTTGGGGAGACGGACTTTACCACGGACCCTGCACACGGCTGGGATGGGTTGCCAACGGAAGGGCTCAACGTTTGGTCTTTGCCATGCCATCGCCTGCAATTACTGGTGCCTCCCTTTTCAAAACGATTGGCGTTGGAAATTCAATCTGCGATCGCTAGTTCCTCGACAGTGACTGAGTCTTCGCTGTCACCTGCAACGGAGACGCACAAAAGTATCGAAATCGATCAAAGCGCAATACATGCCAGGGTGGGCGATCATGATTGA
- a CDS encoding RNA polymerase sigma factor, translated as MIRRVQDRDSEAWIRFTRLYGPLVYSWARRRNLQGEDAGDLVQEVFLAVASGIDRFEPKKGSGFRGWLWGIARHKITDLARAKTRGPIARGGSTANQFIHAAPEESLDEPRDALAALARRAAQLVKTDFQPTTWQAFWNVCVEGHQPNRVAEDLGISIASVYTAKSRVLARLRSELEGAIDW; from the coding sequence TTGATTCGTCGCGTCCAAGACCGCGATTCAGAAGCCTGGATTCGCTTCACGCGTCTTTACGGCCCGCTGGTGTACAGTTGGGCCAGAAGGAGAAATCTGCAGGGTGAGGATGCAGGAGACTTGGTGCAGGAGGTCTTCTTAGCAGTCGCGTCTGGGATCGATCGGTTTGAGCCTAAAAAAGGCAGTGGATTCCGAGGCTGGTTGTGGGGCATCGCGCGACACAAGATCACCGACCTCGCCCGTGCCAAGACCCGAGGACCGATTGCCCGCGGCGGTTCGACGGCCAACCAGTTCATTCATGCTGCTCCGGAGGAATCACTGGACGAGCCTCGTGACGCGTTGGCCGCTCTGGCTCGCCGTGCCGCGCAATTGGTGAAGACAGATTTCCAGCCAACCACATGGCAAGCGTTTTGGAATGTATGCGTGGAGGGGCATCAGCCCAACCGAGTCGCAGAAGACTTGGGCATTTCCATCGCATCAGTTTACACGGCGAAGTCCCGGGTTTTGGCGAGATTGAGAAGCGAACTGGAGGGCGCGATCGACTGGTAA
- a CDS encoding glycosyltransferase: protein MPGWAIMIDERPLRILVGADVPPNPDSGAAGTVFQMNQALRGLGHEVHEIWAADLGRRIKHGNLHYILELPFAYRREIRKMMRRNEYDVVELNQPHAWLAAADFRRSGCPGVFVNRSHGHEVRFSELESSWRPIQKRSPGITQRLCSDLVRRRIAFHWNRVIKHSDGIIVSCDQDAGFLETRYGLRRDRIAVINQGVPDEYLERPVKPMTPERMRNIIYAGNFVACKGPFILAECIVELLTANPELRFSWVCDARDHAKALELIDSKVRHQIRMIDWMPQSQLIRLYDEHGLLLFPSFFEGFGKVPLEAMSRGLCVIANDLGGMSDYIKHGTNGFLTQPGDRSAIIEYATKLLGSSELASRVGREATKTAFRYSWARSAEHAVRFYRDCAVQKLARIRGKG from the coding sequence ATGCCAGGGTGGGCGATCATGATTGATGAACGTCCGCTAAGAATACTCGTTGGAGCCGATGTGCCTCCGAACCCTGATTCTGGAGCAGCAGGCACTGTTTTTCAGATGAACCAGGCTCTACGTGGCCTTGGGCATGAGGTGCATGAGATTTGGGCTGCCGATTTGGGCAGGAGGATCAAGCACGGGAACTTGCATTACATCTTGGAGCTGCCGTTTGCGTACCGACGCGAGATTAGGAAGATGATGCGCCGAAATGAGTACGACGTTGTCGAACTGAATCAGCCGCACGCTTGGTTGGCCGCTGCTGACTTTAGACGCTCAGGATGCCCGGGAGTCTTCGTCAATCGAAGTCATGGACACGAGGTTCGTTTTTCAGAGCTTGAGTCGAGCTGGCGTCCGATTCAGAAGCGATCGCCGGGGATCACACAGCGTTTGTGTTCCGATTTGGTTCGGCGACGAATTGCGTTTCACTGGAATCGTGTGATCAAGCATTCTGATGGAATCATCGTTTCATGTGATCAAGACGCCGGATTCTTGGAGACACGTTACGGCTTACGCCGGGACCGTATCGCAGTGATCAACCAGGGAGTTCCCGACGAGTATTTGGAGCGGCCGGTCAAGCCGATGACGCCCGAGAGGATGCGGAATATCATCTACGCTGGCAATTTTGTCGCTTGTAAGGGGCCATTCATTTTGGCCGAATGTATTGTAGAACTGCTGACCGCCAATCCTGAACTTCGTTTTTCTTGGGTTTGCGATGCTCGCGACCACGCCAAAGCACTGGAGTTGATTGACTCCAAGGTCAGGCATCAGATACGAATGATCGATTGGATGCCCCAATCACAGTTGATTCGCCTGTATGACGAACACGGCTTGCTGCTGTTTCCATCGTTCTTTGAAGGGTTTGGCAAGGTTCCGCTTGAGGCCATGTCACGTGGACTTTGCGTGATTGCCAACGATCTAGGCGGAATGAGCGATTACATCAAACACGGCACGAATGGCTTTTTAACTCAGCCTGGCGATCGGTCGGCGATCATAGAATACGCGACCAAGTTGCTAGGCTCTAGCGAACTGGCTAGTCGTGTCGGGCGAGAGGCGACCAAAACGGCGTTTCGTTATAGCTGGGCTCGCTCGGCCGAGCATGCTGTAAGATTTTATCGTGACTGTGCCGTCCAAAAACTGGCACGCATTCGGGGCAAGGGATGA